Proteins from a single region of Pseudarthrobacter sp. NIBRBAC000502772:
- a CDS encoding ABC transporter ATP-binding protein: MTAAHPDPHPDPVVHAGPVPALSIRGLAKRFGGKIAVDGISLDVPAGSFFGIVGPNGAGKTTTLSMATGLLRPDFGTAVVHGVDVWARPLEAKKLMGILPDGVRLFDRLTGEQLVTYAGLLRGMDKDVVASRVGELLSALDLYEDAGTLVVDYSAGMTKKIALASALIHAPRLLVLDEPFESVDPVSAANIRSILDSYVASGGTVIVSSHVMDLVQRMCDHVAVVAAGRLLATGTVDEVRAGATLEQRFVQLVGGRNHTEGLEWLRTS, encoded by the coding sequence ATGACTGCTGCGCATCCTGATCCCCACCCCGATCCGGTGGTGCACGCCGGGCCCGTTCCTGCCCTCTCCATCCGCGGCCTCGCCAAGCGTTTCGGCGGAAAAATCGCCGTGGACGGCATCAGCCTCGACGTCCCGGCAGGTTCATTCTTTGGCATCGTGGGCCCCAACGGCGCCGGCAAGACCACCACGCTGTCCATGGCCACCGGCCTGCTGCGGCCCGACTTCGGCACAGCCGTTGTCCATGGGGTGGACGTCTGGGCCCGGCCGCTGGAGGCCAAGAAGCTGATGGGCATCCTCCCTGACGGTGTCCGCCTCTTTGACCGCCTGACCGGCGAACAGCTGGTCACGTACGCGGGGCTGTTGCGTGGCATGGACAAAGACGTGGTGGCCTCCCGCGTGGGGGAGCTGTTGTCTGCCCTGGACCTCTACGAGGACGCCGGGACCCTCGTGGTGGACTATTCGGCCGGCATGACAAAAAAGATCGCCCTCGCCTCCGCCCTGATCCACGCCCCGCGGCTGCTGGTGCTCGATGAACCCTTCGAGTCCGTGGATCCCGTCTCGGCGGCCAACATCCGGTCCATCCTGGACAGTTATGTAGCCTCCGGCGGGACGGTGATCGTCTCGAGCCACGTTATGGACCTGGTCCAGCGCATGTGTGACCACGTCGCCGTGGTGGCGGCCGGCAGGCTCCTCGCCACCGGGACCGTGGACGAAGTCCGGGCGGGCGCAACGCTGGAACAAAGGTTTGTCCAGCTGGTCGGCGGGCGCAACCACACGGAAGGCCTGGAATGGTTGCGCACCTCCTAA
- a CDS encoding tetratricopeptide repeat protein: MSSPASRPVPPAAASLLNLRGAVDLSSLKQRQAPPAAPGIPPVSGDAGASAEAGAVTPDDGAAPLRVTVTEGNFQELVELSAQVPVVFALWAAYSPESAAMLDSLERVINSYGGRLVLGAADIEAFPQLAQAFQVQAVPTAVAVLKGQPVPLFQGGADESQIRPLLDELLKVAAANGVTGSLGGGSAPMETEPAPLPPLHQAAFDAIEAGDFEAAAVAYRQALLEMPADAEAKAGLAQVELMARLHPLSAEDSEALRTLAANEPDNLAAQLGVADLDVSGGHVEDALNRVVSFIGRNFGPERETARVRLLELFDVVGTSDPRVAKARQGLARVLF; this comes from the coding sequence ATGAGTTCGCCAGCTTCCCGCCCAGTCCCTCCAGCCGCTGCCAGCCTGCTTAACCTGCGTGGCGCCGTCGACCTTTCATCCCTGAAACAGCGCCAGGCGCCGCCTGCGGCTCCCGGCATTCCCCCTGTTTCCGGGGATGCGGGTGCCAGCGCAGAAGCCGGTGCGGTAACGCCCGACGACGGCGCGGCACCGCTGCGGGTCACTGTCACCGAAGGCAATTTCCAGGAACTCGTGGAGCTTTCCGCCCAGGTTCCGGTGGTCTTCGCGCTGTGGGCCGCGTACTCGCCGGAATCCGCCGCGATGCTCGACTCGCTGGAGCGTGTCATCAACAGCTACGGCGGCCGCCTGGTCTTGGGGGCGGCGGACATCGAAGCCTTCCCGCAGCTGGCACAGGCCTTCCAGGTCCAGGCCGTACCCACGGCCGTTGCCGTCCTCAAAGGCCAGCCCGTACCGCTCTTCCAAGGCGGCGCCGACGAATCCCAGATCCGGCCCCTCTTGGATGAGCTGCTGAAAGTCGCGGCCGCCAATGGGGTTACGGGCAGCCTCGGCGGGGGCAGTGCGCCCATGGAGACTGAACCAGCACCTCTTCCGCCGCTGCACCAGGCCGCGTTCGACGCCATTGAGGCGGGCGACTTTGAGGCCGCGGCCGTGGCCTACCGGCAGGCCCTGCTGGAAATGCCCGCCGACGCCGAGGCCAAGGCCGGCCTGGCCCAGGTGGAGCTGATGGCCCGGCTCCATCCGCTCTCCGCCGAGGACTCGGAAGCCTTGCGTACCCTCGCCGCCAACGAACCTGACAATCTGGCCGCCCAGCTGGGCGTGGCGGACCTGGACGTGTCCGGTGGCCACGTGGAGGACGCGCTGAACCGCGTGGTCAGCTTCATCGGCCGGAACTTCGGCCCGGAACGGGAGACCGCCCGCGTACGCCTCCTGGAGCTCTTTGACGTGGTGGGCACGTCCGACCCCCGTGTTGCCAAGGCACGCCAAGGACTCGCCAGGGTCCTGTTCTAG
- a CDS encoding NADH:flavin oxidoreductase/NADH oxidase translates to MPALFQPLKLRSLELTHRGWVSPMCQYSCGPDGAPGVPNDWHLMHLGSFAAGGAALILTEAAAVNAAGRISPRDAGLYNDEQAEAWQRITSFVHRHGAAEAKIGAQLAHAGRKASTYWPFAGQRGSVPESDGGWPTVGPSLLAFDGLAEPAAMTGAQIQDVISDFAAAATRAVDAGFDTVEIHGAHGYLLHQFQSPLINTRTDSWGGDEAGRNRLMLAVVDAVRNVIPESMPLLLRISATDWAPGGVDVQASVRLAAQAAEHGVDLIDVSSGGAVAHQDIRPGPGYQTEFSARIRREAGVHTGTVGLLTSAGQAEHAVATGQADGVFIARAALRDPHWWLRAAFELGHDLPWAPQYERAMPRHSF, encoded by the coding sequence GTGCCGGCCCTGTTCCAGCCGCTCAAGCTCCGCTCCCTGGAGCTCACGCACCGCGGCTGGGTATCACCCATGTGCCAGTACAGTTGCGGTCCCGACGGCGCCCCGGGGGTTCCGAACGACTGGCATCTGATGCACCTGGGCTCCTTCGCCGCGGGCGGCGCGGCGTTGATCCTCACCGAGGCGGCTGCCGTGAACGCGGCCGGCAGGATCAGCCCCCGCGACGCCGGGCTGTACAACGACGAACAGGCAGAGGCCTGGCAGCGGATCACGTCCTTTGTGCACCGGCACGGTGCCGCGGAAGCGAAGATCGGCGCCCAGCTTGCCCACGCCGGCCGGAAAGCGTCCACCTACTGGCCGTTCGCCGGGCAGCGGGGGAGCGTCCCGGAGTCCGACGGCGGCTGGCCCACGGTGGGGCCGTCACTGCTTGCCTTCGACGGTCTTGCCGAACCCGCCGCGATGACCGGGGCGCAGATCCAGGACGTCATTTCCGATTTCGCGGCCGCCGCAACGCGTGCCGTGGACGCCGGCTTCGACACCGTGGAGATCCATGGCGCGCACGGCTACCTCCTGCACCAGTTCCAAAGCCCGCTGATCAATACCCGGACCGATTCCTGGGGCGGGGATGAGGCCGGACGGAACCGGCTGATGCTCGCCGTCGTTGATGCCGTCCGCAACGTCATCCCCGAATCCATGCCCCTGCTGCTGCGGATTTCAGCCACCGACTGGGCGCCGGGAGGCGTCGATGTCCAGGCTTCGGTCCGGCTGGCCGCCCAGGCGGCGGAGCACGGAGTGGACCTCATCGACGTCTCCAGCGGCGGGGCCGTGGCCCATCAGGACATCAGGCCGGGTCCGGGCTACCAGACGGAGTTCTCCGCACGCATCCGCCGGGAAGCCGGTGTCCACACAGGCACCGTGGGCCTGCTGACTTCCGCAGGCCAGGCCGAGCATGCCGTGGCCACCGGGCAGGCCGACGGCGTGTTTATTGCCCGGGCCGCGCTCCGGGATCCGCACTGGTGGCTCCGGGCGGCATTTGAATTGGGGCACGACCTCCCCTGGGCACCGCAGTACGAACGGGCCATGCCGCGGCATTCGTTCTAG